A genomic segment from Lignipirellula cremea encodes:
- a CDS encoding argininosuccinate synthase produces the protein MPSCVLAYSGGLDTSVILGWLMDQGYDVHCVYVDLGQPCEDREAILHKAEKIGAASAQIIDVQDELCRDFAFPVLQWQARYEGVYLLGTSIARPLISKVCLQVARDVGADAYAHGATGKGNDQCRFQLAAEALDPSVKVIAPWRIGSFRHTFPGRTAMIEYCEQKDIPVKASTSKPYSSDENCLHISYEAGKLEELTVNGVETVEFGMGVSPQQAPDQVEKVTVAFKAGLPVSVNGKTGSAIEIVKTLNDIGGRNGIGRIDMVENRFVGMKSRGVYEAPGMTILYEAHRLLEQLTLDRDLVHLRDRLSPEVAEMVYYGFWYAPKFDALLAFIREAQKNVDGEVRLSLYKGNMMVDSRTSPNSLYDEGIATMEGGGSYDQTDAEGFLRIQGLPSRVQGRVTPRNW, from the coding sequence ATGCCTAGTTGCGTGTTGGCCTACTCGGGCGGACTCGACACTTCGGTGATTTTGGGTTGGCTCATGGATCAGGGATACGACGTTCACTGCGTGTACGTTGACCTGGGGCAACCCTGCGAGGATCGCGAAGCCATTCTGCATAAAGCCGAAAAGATCGGCGCCGCCAGCGCGCAGATCATCGACGTGCAAGATGAACTGTGCCGCGATTTCGCCTTTCCCGTGCTGCAATGGCAAGCCCGCTACGAAGGCGTGTACCTGCTGGGCACGTCGATTGCGCGTCCCTTGATTTCCAAGGTCTGCCTGCAGGTCGCCCGTGACGTGGGCGCGGACGCCTACGCCCACGGCGCCACCGGCAAGGGGAACGACCAGTGCCGCTTCCAGCTGGCCGCGGAAGCCCTGGACCCCAGCGTGAAGGTCATCGCCCCCTGGCGGATCGGATCGTTCCGGCACACATTCCCGGGCCGCACCGCGATGATCGAGTATTGCGAACAGAAAGACATCCCGGTCAAAGCCTCGACCAGCAAGCCGTACAGCAGCGACGAAAACTGCCTGCACATCAGCTACGAGGCCGGCAAGCTCGAAGAACTCACCGTCAACGGCGTGGAAACGGTCGAGTTCGGCATGGGCGTGTCGCCGCAGCAGGCTCCCGACCAGGTCGAAAAAGTCACGGTCGCCTTCAAGGCCGGCCTGCCGGTCTCGGTCAATGGCAAAACGGGCTCCGCGATTGAGATCGTGAAAACGCTCAACGACATCGGCGGCCGGAACGGCATCGGGCGGATCGACATGGTCGAGAACCGCTTCGTCGGCATGAAAAGCCGCGGCGTGTACGAAGCCCCCGGCATGACGATCCTGTACGAAGCGCATCGCCTGCTGGAACAGCTCACGCTGGACCGCGACCTCGTCCATCTGCGTGATCGCCTGTCGCCCGAAGTGGCCGAAATGGTCTACTACGGCTTCTGGTACGCCCCCAAGTTCGACGCCTTGCTGGCCTTTATTCGCGAAGCCCAGAAGAACGTCGATGGCGAAGTCCGCTTGAGCCTGTACAAAGGCAACATGATGGTCGACAGCCGCACCAGCCCCAACAGCCTGTACGACGAAGGCATCGCCACCATGGAAGGCGGCGGCTCCTACGACCAGACCGACGCCGAAGGCTTCCTCCGCATCCAGGGCCTGCCCTCCCGCGTGCAAGGCCGGGTCACTCCCCGCAACTGGTAA
- a CDS encoding YceI family protein codes for MKRILWVACLLLPLALGCAEKLDQKTSADGKKAAPGADTSAASGTSAASTTDAKGDGVALTPANTKIEFVGTHIVEVKPDPDARQGEFKVFTGNASLADGKLTALSVEIDTESIDANNEKLTGHLKSPDFFDVREHPKATFKSTKIESTGEGTYTVTGDLTLLKETKSITFPVTVKSADPLELTGEFIIDRTDFGMNFGLDKVEKPVAMTVTVGDK; via the coding sequence ATGAAACGCATTTTATGGGTTGCCTGTTTGTTGTTGCCGTTGGCCCTGGGCTGTGCCGAGAAGCTGGATCAGAAAACGTCAGCCGACGGCAAGAAAGCGGCGCCAGGCGCCGATACTAGCGCCGCGTCCGGTACGTCTGCCGCTAGCACAACCGACGCGAAGGGCGACGGCGTCGCATTGACGCCCGCCAATACGAAGATTGAATTCGTGGGTACGCATATCGTCGAAGTGAAGCCCGATCCGGACGCCCGGCAGGGCGAATTCAAAGTGTTTACGGGCAACGCCTCGCTGGCGGACGGCAAGCTGACCGCCCTGTCCGTGGAGATCGACACCGAATCGATCGACGCCAACAACGAAAAACTGACCGGTCATCTGAAAAGCCCCGATTTCTTCGATGTCCGCGAGCACCCCAAGGCGACCTTCAAGTCGACCAAAATCGAATCGACCGGCGAAGGAACCTATACGGTGACGGGCGATCTGACCCTGCTGAAGGAAACGAAATCGATCACGTTCCCGGTGACGGTCAAATCGGCCGATCCGCTGGAACTCACCGGCGAATTCATCATCGACCGGACCGACTTCGGCATGAATTTCGGTCTCGACAAAGTGGAAAAGCCCGTCGCGATGACCGTTACCGTCGGCGACAAGTAG
- a CDS encoding MBL fold metallo-hydrolase, whose product MPENEIIIQSILSQPFAENAYVFHLKGRSDCLILDPGFEPDPILEYVAQQRLTPAAILNTHGHVDHIAGNEAMKRCWPETPLLIGFGDAEKLTNARLNLSGDFGAGLVSPPADQLLHHGEQLQLAGFQLEVRDAPGHSSGHIVFIWQGASPARVFGGDVLFRESVGRTDFFDGDFNQLATAIHTQLFPLPDDTIVYPGHGPETTIGYEKANNPYVGEPSGFSL is encoded by the coding sequence GTGCCCGAAAACGAAATTATTATCCAATCGATTTTATCGCAGCCGTTTGCCGAAAACGCCTATGTTTTCCATCTTAAGGGGCGGTCGGATTGCCTGATCCTGGATCCAGGCTTCGAGCCGGATCCCATCCTGGAGTACGTGGCCCAGCAGCGGCTCACCCCGGCGGCCATTTTGAATACGCACGGCCATGTCGACCATATCGCTGGCAACGAGGCGATGAAAAGATGCTGGCCCGAGACGCCGCTTTTGATCGGTTTTGGCGACGCCGAGAAGCTGACAAACGCCAGACTGAACCTGTCCGGCGATTTTGGCGCGGGGCTGGTGAGTCCGCCGGCGGATCAGCTGTTACACCACGGCGAGCAGCTGCAGCTGGCAGGATTCCAGCTGGAAGTGCGCGACGCGCCCGGCCATTCCAGCGGGCATATTGTGTTCATCTGGCAGGGCGCCTCGCCCGCCAGAGTGTTCGGCGGCGACGTGTTGTTCCGCGAGAGTGTCGGCCGCACCGACTTTTTCGATGGCGATTTCAACCAGCTGGCGACCGCCATTCATACCCAGCTCTTCCCCTTGCCCGACGACACGATCGTCTATCCCGGGCACGGCCCCGAGACCACGATCGGTTACGAAAAAGCCAACAACCCGTATGTCGGCGAACCCTCCGGCTTCAGCCTGTAG
- a CDS encoding DUF1571 domain-containing protein has product MTRTFLAVVFSLTCSVGALQAQESRDGLEEPIYRVGANRSEPQAPPHVLDPALDYARRGLSNIHTNITDYTATLVKRERLNGELSEQEFMFIKVRNRKVEGGRVVQPLSIYLKFIRPSAGAGREVIWVEGQNEGKLLGHEAPGLRNLITVKLDPTGYLAMMGNRYPISEAGIENLIVKLIEKGERDRQRGECDVQFYKGAKINDRTCTLLQVTHPHRRDYFDFHIAQIFIDDQLQVPVRYAAYSWPTPGGKPQLEEEYTYMNLKVNVGLTDRDFATDHPDYKFPY; this is encoded by the coding sequence ATGACTCGAACTTTTTTAGCGGTCGTTTTCAGTCTGACATGTTCGGTCGGGGCCCTGCAGGCCCAGGAATCGCGTGACGGCCTGGAAGAACCGATCTATCGTGTCGGCGCTAATCGATCGGAACCACAGGCTCCGCCGCATGTGCTGGACCCCGCGCTGGACTATGCACGTCGCGGGTTGTCCAACATCCATACGAACATTACCGACTATACGGCGACCCTGGTCAAACGAGAGCGGCTCAATGGCGAACTCTCGGAACAGGAGTTCATGTTCATCAAGGTGCGGAACCGGAAGGTCGAAGGCGGCCGCGTCGTTCAGCCGTTGTCGATCTATCTGAAATTCATCCGCCCCAGCGCCGGCGCCGGCCGCGAAGTGATCTGGGTCGAAGGCCAGAACGAAGGCAAACTACTCGGTCATGAAGCGCCCGGTTTGCGAAACCTGATCACCGTCAAACTGGATCCGACCGGCTACCTGGCCATGATGGGCAATCGCTATCCCATCTCGGAAGCGGGGATCGAGAACCTGATCGTCAAGCTGATCGAAAAAGGGGAACGCGATCGCCAGCGCGGCGAGTGCGACGTGCAGTTCTATAAAGGCGCGAAGATTAACGATCGCACCTGCACGCTGCTCCAGGTGACCCACCCGCATCGCCGGGACTATTTCGATTTCCATATCGCCCAGATCTTCATCGACGACCAGCTTCAGGTGCCCGTTCGATACGCCGCGTACTCCTGGCCGACGCCCGGTGGGAAACCGCAGCTCGAAGAGGAATACACCTACATGAATTTGAAAGTGAACGTCGGCCTGACCGATCGGGATTTCGCCACCGATCACCCGGACTACAAGTTCCCTTACTAG
- a CDS encoding DUF932 domain-containing protein, with translation MQRSFHYSQASVRDLHVIGTRKTTASKVEVSAIEVRGEEMQPTPRFWRSFFNRFGMSDNVFRYFEPKEVFERIALRSSDSSFRYCVERDDEGARLLAVTSVQRPVIGYGEIVDLVKAYDASEIQYDQGVVTSTHRPRGGDRTFEIGGDKFQHRFVMETPVDGFSHPKIYLSFLRLICSNGAIGYSQAFRSDISLGKDLRHCISRALESYDNGDGYAALRQRFESAQVSWASVHECVQLYKTLLKLEEKKRQVTSPVLQEFNRLTGNLNQLYGLANLDALSAKRQRVLPAKCRIYDLLNFASEVATHYSTPEENRTLQAYIGTLLSDEYDMEGAAECAPEFDDFFLPSSDTAPRSSRN, from the coding sequence ATGCAGCGCTCTTTTCATTACAGCCAGGCTTCCGTCCGCGACCTGCACGTGATCGGCACGCGGAAAACTACTGCCAGCAAGGTCGAGGTATCGGCGATCGAAGTCCGCGGCGAAGAGATGCAGCCCACGCCCCGGTTCTGGCGTTCGTTCTTCAACCGCTTTGGCATGTCGGACAATGTGTTCCGCTACTTCGAACCGAAAGAAGTTTTCGAGCGGATCGCCCTGCGGTCCAGCGACAGCTCTTTCCGCTACTGTGTCGAGCGCGACGACGAAGGCGCCCGGCTGCTGGCCGTCACCAGCGTGCAACGGCCCGTCATCGGCTACGGCGAGATCGTGGATCTGGTCAAAGCGTACGACGCATCCGAGATCCAGTACGACCAGGGCGTGGTCACCAGCACCCATCGTCCCCGCGGCGGCGATCGCACGTTTGAAATCGGCGGCGACAAGTTCCAGCATCGCTTTGTGATGGAAACGCCGGTCGACGGTTTCAGCCACCCGAAGATTTATCTGTCTTTCCTGCGGCTGATCTGCAGCAACGGAGCGATCGGCTACAGCCAGGCGTTCCGCTCCGATATCAGCCTGGGGAAAGACCTGCGTCACTGCATTTCCCGCGCTCTGGAAAGCTACGACAACGGCGACGGCTACGCCGCGCTGCGGCAGCGGTTTGAGAGCGCCCAGGTGTCGTGGGCCTCGGTCCATGAGTGCGTGCAGTTGTACAAAACGCTGCTCAAGCTGGAAGAGAAGAAGCGGCAAGTCACGTCGCCCGTGCTGCAGGAATTCAACCGTTTGACCGGCAACCTCAACCAGCTTTACGGGCTGGCGAATCTCGACGCGCTGAGCGCCAAGCGGCAACGGGTGCTGCCGGCCAAGTGCCGCATCTACGATTTGCTCAACTTCGCCAGCGAAGTGGCCACGCACTACTCCACGCCGGAAGAGAACCGCACGCTCCAGGCGTACATCGGCACGCTCCTGTCCGACGAGTACGACATGGAAGGAGCCGCCGAATGCGCCCCGGAGTTCGACGATTTCTTCCTGCCCAGCAGCGACACGGCGCCGCGGTCGTCGAGGAACTAG
- a CDS encoding cation diffusion facilitator family transporter: protein MNSTGSSAKPLYRRAMRAALLGLVVNLSLGIVKLIGGIVGASFAMISDAVNSLADSLTSVVVALGLYFAQQPPDEEHPYGHTRAEAVAASNVALVIILSALYVAYEAMRRFADVHESPPVWTLWIAGANVIIKESLYRYKARVGRQTGSASIVANAWDHRSDAFCSLAVLIGLSIVRWAGPAFLWADDAAALVVAGAVLWSGCMLYRSSSSELLDPQADDQMVGRIRETAGAVTGVRAVEKLWVRKTGIEYLADIHIQVDAQLTVDEGHRIGHQVKDVLVDRYASLRDVLVHLEPFPHSHEA, encoded by the coding sequence ATGAACAGCACCGGCTCCTCCGCCAAACCACTGTATCGTCGGGCGATGCGGGCTGCGCTGCTGGGGCTGGTGGTTAACTTGTCGCTGGGGATCGTCAAGCTGATTGGCGGCATTGTCGGCGCCTCGTTTGCCATGATTTCCGATGCGGTCAACTCGCTGGCCGATTCTTTGACGTCGGTGGTGGTGGCGCTGGGGCTGTACTTCGCGCAGCAGCCGCCTGATGAAGAACATCCCTATGGGCATACCCGAGCGGAGGCGGTCGCGGCGTCGAACGTGGCGCTGGTGATTATCCTGTCGGCCCTGTACGTGGCCTACGAAGCGATGCGGCGTTTTGCCGATGTGCATGAGTCGCCGCCTGTGTGGACGCTTTGGATCGCCGGCGCCAATGTGATCATCAAGGAGAGCCTTTATCGGTATAAAGCCCGGGTGGGCCGGCAGACCGGATCGGCCAGCATTGTGGCCAACGCCTGGGACCATCGCAGTGATGCGTTCTGTTCGCTGGCGGTGCTGATTGGGCTGTCGATCGTACGCTGGGCGGGACCCGCATTCTTGTGGGCCGACGACGCGGCCGCCCTGGTGGTTGCCGGCGCTGTGCTCTGGTCCGGATGCATGCTTTACCGGAGCAGCAGCAGCGAACTGCTCGATCCGCAGGCTGACGATCAGATGGTGGGCCGAATCCGGGAGACGGCCGGCGCCGTGACGGGGGTGCGTGCGGTCGAAAAGCTCTGGGTGCGCAAGACGGGCATCGAATACCTGGCCGACATCCACATTCAAGTCGACGCCCAGCTGACGGTCGACGAAGGCCATCGCATTGGCCACCAGGTGAAAGACGTGCTAGTCGACCGGTACGCCAGTCTGCGCGATGTGCTGGTGCATCTGGAGCCGTTCCCGCACTCGCATGAAGCGTAG
- a CDS encoding DUF2071 domain-containing protein: protein MKIPVVHGVIDRRILVNYRVAVDVLQELLPRPFRPQQVRGYGIAGICLIRLRHLRPWFVPRLLGVSSENAAHRIAVEWDDDDGPRHGVYIPRRDTSSRWNVLVGGRLFPGLHHHARFAIEESAAAYGLTMQSDDGEANVVVQGEVADRLPPGSLFASLDEVSRFFQQGSLGYSATASAGSYEGLELRTRDWQVIPLAISHVESSFFQNAEKFPPGSAVFDNALLMRGIEHEWHSRPELCAT, encoded by the coding sequence ATGAAAATTCCAGTAGTACACGGGGTGATCGATCGCCGCATTCTCGTGAATTATCGCGTGGCGGTCGACGTGCTGCAGGAATTGTTGCCGCGGCCCTTTCGCCCCCAGCAGGTGCGCGGGTACGGGATCGCCGGCATCTGTTTGATCCGCCTGCGGCATCTGCGTCCCTGGTTCGTCCCGCGGTTGCTGGGCGTCTCTTCCGAGAACGCCGCCCACCGGATCGCGGTCGAATGGGACGATGACGACGGCCCCCGGCATGGGGTCTATATTCCCCGCCGGGATACTTCGTCGCGCTGGAACGTGCTGGTCGGCGGCCGCCTCTTCCCCGGGCTGCACCACCACGCCCGGTTTGCGATTGAAGAAAGCGCAGCAGCCTACGGGCTAACCATGCAAAGCGACGACGGCGAAGCGAATGTGGTCGTCCAGGGAGAAGTGGCCGACCGCTTGCCGCCGGGCTCCCTGTTTGCCTCGCTGGACGAAGTCTCGCGATTCTTCCAGCAGGGATCGCTCGGCTACTCGGCCACCGCCAGCGCGGGCTCCTACGAAGGTCTGGAGCTGCGCACGCGAGACTGGCAGGTGATCCCACTGGCGATCAGCCATGTCGAATCGAGCTTCTTCCAGAACGCGGAGAAGTTCCCGCCAGGCTCCGCCGTATTCGACAACGCCCTGCTGATGCGCGGCATCGAACACGAATGGCACAGCCGCCCCGAATTGTGCGCCACGTAA
- a CDS encoding DEAD/DEAH box helicase has product MAASGMWETNLGPDSADHSESGPGPLPGLLDGVSVDARPYQLRIASNAVRMFRGEHRNRAGELAPPAASVMIESPTGSGKTVMGLTVARRLQQEFGYSIGWVAMRRNLLSQAMEENARRGFDVEMTPISMFDKTPPAVDMLVVDEAQHDAAMSMANLHSMIKPKKVLGLTATPFRGDRIKLCFDQVITDIGIHQLIQDGYLSRYHHYTIPEYTPSSVAQTYLRDPQRWGKSLLFFHRLDQCRECAAELAAAGVQADVVTASSNRERQLGDFLAGKTNVLINMSILTEGFDCPALQTVFCRPSGKSCTIQMAGRVFRQHADLPVKQVVQCKKTTHPMIKTAMADEQYVWLDDTWRTLRLNARIAEISYNARRMIANAQVNLPKIVAAHRSRPLPWRRDRTSLD; this is encoded by the coding sequence ATGGCTGCCTCAGGAATGTGGGAAACCAATCTGGGTCCCGACTCGGCCGACCATTCCGAGTCCGGCCCGGGCCCGCTGCCTGGCTTGCTCGACGGCGTGTCGGTCGATGCCCGCCCTTACCAGCTGCGGATCGCTTCCAACGCGGTGCGCATGTTCCGCGGGGAGCATCGCAATCGAGCCGGCGAGCTGGCTCCTCCGGCCGCCAGCGTGATGATTGAAAGCCCGACCGGCAGCGGCAAAACGGTGATGGGGTTGACCGTCGCCCGACGCCTGCAGCAGGAGTTTGGCTACTCGATCGGCTGGGTCGCCATGCGGCGGAACCTGTTGTCGCAAGCGATGGAAGAGAACGCCCGACGCGGCTTTGACGTGGAGATGACGCCGATCTCGATGTTCGACAAAACACCGCCAGCGGTCGACATGCTGGTGGTCGATGAAGCCCAGCACGACGCCGCGATGAGCATGGCCAACCTGCACTCGATGATCAAGCCGAAGAAGGTCCTCGGCCTGACCGCCACGCCGTTCCGCGGCGACCGGATCAAGCTCTGCTTCGACCAGGTGATTACCGATATCGGCATCCATCAGCTGATCCAGGACGGCTACCTCAGCCGCTATCACCATTACACCATTCCCGAGTACACGCCGTCCTCCGTCGCGCAAACGTATCTCCGCGATCCCCAGCGCTGGGGCAAGTCGCTGCTGTTCTTCCATCGTCTCGACCAGTGCCGGGAGTGCGCGGCCGAACTTGCGGCCGCCGGGGTCCAGGCCGACGTGGTCACGGCCAGCTCCAACCGCGAACGTCAACTGGGCGACTTCCTGGCGGGCAAAACGAACGTGCTGATCAACATGTCGATCCTCACCGAAGGCTTCGACTGCCCGGCCCTGCAGACGGTTTTCTGTCGTCCTTCCGGCAAGAGTTGCACCATTCAAATGGCGGGACGCGTATTCCGCCAGCATGCCGACCTGCCGGTCAAACAGGTGGTGCAGTGCAAGAAGACCACGCACCCCATGATCAAAACGGCGATGGCCGACGAGCAGTACGTGTGGCTGGACGACACCTGGCGCACGCTGCGGCTGAACGCCCGGATTGCGGAGATCAGCTACAACGCCCGGCGGATGATCGCCAACGCCCAGGTGAACCTGCCGAAGATCGTGGCTGCCCATCGTTCCCGGCCGCTGCCCTGGCGACGGGATCGCACGTCGCTGGATTAA
- a CDS encoding SDR family oxidoreductase, with protein sequence MSNRRILVTGASRGLGRAMTDAFVALGHTVVGCSRDETAVAELRKRYGEPHRFSVVDVADEQQVAAWAKEVLDAGGPPDLLLNNAAVINANAPLWEVTPAEFSRVIDINIKGVFHVLHHFTPAMIARGEGVIVNFSSGWGRSVSPEVATYCATKWAIEGLTQALALELPAGMAAVPLNPGVIHTGMLSSCWGEDAAAYPGPQDWARRAVPFLLQIQARDNGRSLTVPA encoded by the coding sequence ATGAGCAATCGCCGTATTCTCGTCACAGGCGCCAGTCGCGGGCTGGGCCGCGCTATGACCGATGCGTTCGTCGCCCTGGGCCATACGGTGGTGGGCTGTTCCCGCGACGAGACGGCGGTCGCGGAACTGCGAAAGCGTTATGGCGAGCCGCATCGCTTTTCCGTGGTCGACGTGGCGGACGAACAGCAGGTCGCCGCCTGGGCGAAAGAGGTGTTGGACGCAGGCGGTCCGCCGGACCTGCTGCTGAACAATGCGGCCGTGATCAACGCGAACGCCCCGTTGTGGGAAGTGACGCCTGCCGAATTCTCGCGCGTGATCGATATCAATATCAAAGGGGTGTTTCACGTGCTCCACCACTTTACCCCGGCGATGATTGCCCGCGGCGAAGGGGTGATCGTGAACTTCAGCTCCGGCTGGGGACGTTCCGTGTCGCCCGAAGTGGCCACCTACTGTGCGACCAAATGGGCCATCGAAGGGCTCACGCAAGCGTTGGCTCTGGAGCTACCCGCCGGCATGGCGGCCGTGCCGCTGAACCCAGGCGTGATCCACACGGGGATGCTCTCCAGCTGCTGGGGAGAAGATGCCGCCGCCTACCCGGGACCGCAGGACTGGGCCCGGCGGGCCGTCCCGTTTTTGCTGCAGATCCAGGCGCGCGATAACGGCCGTTCGCTGACCGTGCCCGCGTAA
- a CDS encoding DUF4142 domain-containing protein, with translation MKVQILAAVATMLLVTPGFVHADDAPQSNPRTRDAVRPAGATDRAGDRAGDRASDRSDQLEQFLVAHLRQMNQQEIDLSQRAAKTTTNAEVRAFAEEIAREHETLNKQLSAWQGVEPTIGQHGDRTGAHPAATDQPRVTDGADRVRTADQPRLTDSADRPRATEGAVRPRTTEGAVRPRSGDTADRTGAANRGDRMHAHQGNNFARYASIMTQASRNHQQMTLEMFEGYKGQDYDMAFLGHCMGSHMWMVSELKALNGVGSPEFQQVVQRSEEVASKHLQQAKNLTRKFEDDRRNGSNVNQQGGTDAPRSTGAIAPSRTPGTDR, from the coding sequence ATGAAAGTTCAAATTCTGGCCGCTGTCGCAACGATGCTGCTGGTAACCCCCGGCTTTGTGCATGCCGACGACGCCCCGCAGTCAAATCCTCGCACTCGCGACGCAGTCCGCCCGGCAGGCGCCACCGATCGCGCCGGTGATCGCGCCGGTGATCGCGCCAGTGATCGCTCGGATCAGCTGGAGCAGTTCCTGGTCGCCCACCTGCGACAAATGAACCAGCAGGAGATCGACCTGTCGCAGCGCGCCGCCAAAACAACGACCAACGCCGAAGTGCGAGCGTTCGCCGAAGAGATCGCCCGCGAGCACGAAACTTTGAACAAGCAGCTGTCCGCCTGGCAGGGCGTGGAACCGACCATTGGCCAGCATGGCGATCGCACCGGCGCCCATCCGGCCGCAACGGATCAGCCGCGGGTGACCGACGGCGCGGATCGCGTGCGCACCGCCGACCAGCCCCGCCTGACGGACAGTGCGGATCGTCCCCGTGCGACTGAAGGCGCCGTTCGTCCCCGTACCACCGAAGGAGCCGTTCGTCCCCGTAGCGGCGACACCGCTGACCGCACCGGCGCCGCCAACCGTGGCGACCGCATGCATGCTCATCAGGGCAACAACTTCGCCCGCTATGCTTCGATCATGACACAGGCCTCGCGAAATCACCAGCAGATGACGCTGGAGATGTTTGAAGGCTACAAGGGGCAGGATTACGACATGGCCTTCCTGGGTCACTGCATGGGCTCGCACATGTGGATGGTATCGGAGCTGAAAGCCTTGAACGGCGTCGGCTCGCCCGAGTTCCAGCAAGTGGTGCAGCGATCGGAAGAGGTCGCCAGCAAGCATCTGCAACAGGCCAAGAACCTGACCCGGAAGTTCGAAGACGATCGCCGCAACGGCTCCAATGTCAATCAGCAGGGCGGAACCGATGCTCCCCGCAGCACCGGCGCCATCGCCCCGTCGCGCACCCCCGGCACGGATCGGTAG
- a CDS encoding FAD-dependent oxidoreductase — MLMPSSCRTVLTVAFLCLVWLASGMQDALAAAPAAADDKTYDVVIYGGTSAGIAAAVQVKRQGGTVVVLEPTRRIGGLTTGGLGQTDIGNKAAIGGIAREFYQRVKKHYDQPQNWKWQKPEEYRDGGQTRSSAGEDAMWTFEPSAALAIMQDLVRENDIPVIYEQRLDRTPIKGNGARVEGVLLEQQRIVALRTVDGHTYHGKMFIDASYEGDLLAGAGVSYTVGREGNAAYEETLNGVQTAHARFHQLVPGVDPYVVAGDASSGLLPGIDPEGPGEEGSGDARVQAFCFRMCLTDHEPNRIPFAKPASYDPQRYELLLRNFEAGEKGMPWINSRMPNRKTDTNNRAGFSTDFIGQNYDYPEASYAEREEIVARHREYQQGLMWTLANSPRMPDNIRKEFARWGTCRDEFAREDGWQQQLYIREARRMIGEEVMTQHHCQGKKVADDAIGLAAYTMDSHHVQRYLNAQGQVQNEGDVEVGGFPPYGIAYGSLTPQQSQCENLLVPVCLSASHIAFGSIRMEPVFMVLGQTVATAALQAIASEKSVQAIDTGKLQKQLLADGQILAWPARKQEGK; from the coding sequence CTGCTGATGCCAAGTTCTTGCCGAACCGTTCTGACTGTTGCTTTCCTGTGTCTGGTCTGGCTGGCCTCAGGGATGCAGGATGCCCTGGCGGCCGCGCCGGCGGCCGCTGACGACAAAACGTACGATGTGGTCATCTATGGGGGAACTTCCGCTGGCATCGCCGCTGCTGTCCAGGTGAAGCGTCAGGGAGGGACCGTCGTGGTGCTGGAGCCGACCCGCAGGATTGGCGGTTTAACGACCGGGGGCCTGGGGCAAACGGACATCGGCAACAAAGCCGCCATCGGCGGTATCGCCCGCGAGTTCTACCAGCGGGTGAAGAAGCACTATGACCAGCCGCAGAACTGGAAGTGGCAAAAGCCGGAAGAATACCGCGACGGCGGCCAGACCCGCTCCAGCGCCGGCGAAGACGCCATGTGGACCTTTGAGCCCTCCGCCGCCCTGGCGATCATGCAGGACCTGGTCCGCGAAAATGACATTCCCGTGATCTATGAGCAGCGACTGGATCGCACGCCCATCAAAGGGAATGGCGCCCGGGTGGAGGGCGTGCTGCTGGAGCAGCAGCGGATCGTGGCCCTGCGCACGGTCGACGGCCACACCTACCACGGCAAGATGTTTATCGATGCCAGCTACGAAGGCGATCTGCTGGCCGGCGCCGGCGTTTCTTATACGGTCGGTCGCGAAGGGAACGCCGCCTACGAGGAAACCCTGAACGGCGTGCAAACGGCCCACGCCCGCTTCCATCAGCTGGTTCCGGGCGTCGATCCTTACGTGGTCGCCGGCGATGCGTCCAGCGGCCTGCTGCCGGGGATCGATCCGGAAGGACCGGGCGAAGAAGGTTCCGGCGATGCTCGCGTGCAGGCGTTCTGTTTCCGCATGTGCCTGACGGATCATGAACCCAATCGGATCCCGTTCGCCAAACCGGCGTCGTACGATCCGCAGCGGTACGAACTGCTGCTCCGCAACTTCGAAGCGGGCGAAAAAGGAATGCCCTGGATCAACTCCCGCATGCCGAACCGGAAAACCGACACCAACAACCGGGCCGGTTTCTCAACGGACTTCATCGGGCAGAACTACGACTATCCCGAAGCCAGCTACGCCGAGCGGGAAGAGATCGTCGCCCGCCATCGCGAGTACCAGCAAGGGCTGATGTGGACGCTGGCCAACTCCCCCCGCATGCCGGACAATATCCGGAAGGAGTTCGCCCGCTGGGGGACCTGCCGCGATGAGTTCGCCCGGGAAGACGGCTGGCAGCAGCAGCTTTACATTCGCGAGGCCCGTCGGATGATTGGCGAAGAAGTCATGACGCAGCACCACTGCCAGGGGAAAAAGGTCGCCGATGACGCGATCGGCCTGGCGGCGTATACGATGGACTCGCATCATGTGCAGCGTTATCTCAACGCCCAAGGGCAGGTGCAGAACGAAGGCGACGTGGAAGTGGGCGGGTTTCCGCCGTACGGCATCGCTTACGGCTCGCTCACGCCGCAGCAGTCCCAGTGCGAGAACCTGCTGGTTCCGGTCTGCCTGAGCGCGAGCCACATCGCCTTTGGCTCGATCCGCATGGAGCCCGTTTTCATGGTGCTGGGGCAAACGGTCGCCACGGCCGCGCTGCAGGCGATCGCCAGCGAAAAATCGGTCCAGGCGATCGACACCGGGAAACTCCAGAAGCAGCTGCTGGCGGATGGCCAGATCCTTGCCTGGCCTGCCAGAAAGCAGGAGGGAAAGTAA